The genome window ATTTGTAGAGAGAGAATCTCGAAAAAAACCAGTTCTTCATATAAAAAATGGGAAtctaataaattaaatttctatcAAAAGTAAAATCTTGGAGAACCAATCTGCGGGCGCGGGAAGTTTATAAGACTCGGGGGTTTACTGCGAATCATATGAAATTCACTGAATACAGTACtgaatttgaaagttaattttaCAGATTTACAGGTGTCCTCAGGAgaactaaattttattttcttgaagcTCAAGATGACAACTTTTTAAtaccattttaatttttttcaatcacatATCATACCTAAGCAGTCTAGTCGGTTatgaaatttcgataaaattttcaaatcggaAGATTATTTGTTTTGACATTATCAAACACCAAGGTTCagaagaaaaactaaaattggtACAAGTTATTGAAGATATCGTcttaaaaacttcaataaaaatatcgacttgaaactcaaaaaagaataaaaataagcCGTAAATCCGCTCAAGCACGTAAGCACAAAGTGGCTTGGTTAGAAAACCATCGTCCTTATTAGCTTAGTTACTGACACTGTGTGAAAAGAGACACAAGTTATCGAAAAAGAGAGTCTTTAATTGCGGTTGAGATGTACAAACAGATGAAGTTGTCTCAAGAAGTCTTGTGAAGAGAAGTTGTTTCATAAGTTAACAACTCCCTTGAGATTAGGTCAACTCGCCGAGCCGCTTTTGATGGAGTAAGAAACATCCAAGTGTCCAGTCAGATCGACACTTATTATCTTCACGCTTTTTGGAATTGGAAcacagaattaaaaattataactaaTCTACTAGGAGAAACACCTACAGTTCCGCAGGCaataatcttcaaaaatatgtgtATGATTTAAATTTGAGTTAAATATTGGAAAGAATTCGAATAAGCAAGTTCTTGGGTGCAATCTCAGCGATATCTAGCATGAGCTTTGGGTAAGATTTAACTTCTGaaagaaacaatgaaaaactgaCTGACAGACTTATTCCACATTTGTAACTAACCAATTCAAACTGTATGCTGCCTTGTGAACTAGTAACCAGGCACCAACTGATTTATACAAGCAATTTGAAAAGGGGCGGTGACAGGTGAAACTCGAGAAATCCAATGTGACTTGAGCAGGCTGTTTAGCTTCCGGTACGAATTATCAAACGAAGCGGAATCCCTTTCCGGAGTGCCTGGGTGGTGGCATAAATGCAAAGTGCACAGGAAGATTAGTAGTTGTGAATAGATGCAAATAGAAGAAATGGTTTCACAAGGCAAAAAAGAcggctaaaaaattgaaggagATGGACAAGAATCACTTGGGAATTGAAAGAACAAACGATGCCGCACGTTTTTAAAAGGAACAACACTATGATTTGGATGAAGGGAAAGAAGAACAAGAGGGAAATATCTTATTTAGAGTAATGACGTGGCAATGGTTTCTGCCAAAGTTCAACCGATCGGATTAGAtcattgatttgaaaaattgaagctgCTCAAGTGAATGCAGGGAACGTTTCTTGGTGCAAAGGCTTCTTATTCGAGAACTAGACTTAAAATGATGTGTCTTCAAATGCAAGGAAGATCACATCAAAGAAAACagtgaacattttaatttttgtacatGGCTTTAGGAGCTTTTGGAGATTTTGGCTTTTGGAGCTTAGTAGAATATTCCTTCAAGTCTCACCTTTCTCTGAGGGGTAGCTACTAGTGGTCGCAATTTGAAATACTACCACTCCctaatttgcatttttatttttcaaccatCCAGGCCGCAAAAACGTTCTTTTTACAGTATTCATAGTacatttgaactgaaaaatgtcttCCTCTTTAATCACGCCTACAgttcatgaaatttttgaattattcgcATTTCATGCCACCGGGCACGTACGGAAAGTGTCATAATCGTTCACTGTCACCTTTTTCGTGTTTCTTTGATGGATAACAACGGAGAAAGATGCATATAAGGTTCCTtcccattttttgcaaaagtcgGTGTTATCAGACTAGAGAAAGTGATAAATGTTCAGAGGTATATGAACTGGCgtgataaaaaagaaacaagaaagagaaagaaaacagaagaaaaagaaaacgtcAACGATGAGcagaaaagtgataaaatgATTAAAGAAGAGTCACGAAAGTGATAAAACAAAGATAAATTGGCACTTGTTGCGGTCTTTTAGTTTCAGAAGAAGATAAAGATGGATGTGTGTGAGTGTGTAAAGCGAGTGTTTGAAGAAAAGACTCACAACATTAAAAGTGGCTGCTCGGCTGCTCGCCTCCTGCACATGCACTCTTTGATTCAGTCTAATCCGATTTTAGAGTGAGCTTCGATTCGTAATTATTTGAGACAGGAGTTCATGATATTGGGGTTGActcttttttgcaatttatatGGAAGTTAGCCCTTAGTTAAGGATAATCTATTTTGGGTCATTGTCTTCTACCATAGGAAGCTGTTGAAACTATAATACCGCAATTATCAGAGCTGCCTTTGATTCCCAATGGTTACAAAATTCTAGGTAAATgttgtttttctcaattttaaattatttccagaaatattGGATTTTAGAACTCAAACTGATCAAGGTCTAAAATGAAGTCCTGCAAATCGTAGAGGATCATGACGTCAAAACTTTCACATTTCGACAAAAGAACATGCGAAATAGTGTTGATAAGTGATAAGGGTATGGATATCAAATCGGTCATACATCAAGATGTGCGGCGCCATAATGTCGGCAATTGAAAACGAGAAGAGTCCGGTGTGAAAAAGTGATCGGATTCTTCTGGATTTGTTGATTTAGGCCAGTCCATATTCATCTGACACCTTGATATATTGCTGATGATTTCCACCTGTATCTACATGGTCTACGAgatattttcccattttttgtctACATGAATTCTTATCATCTTCggttttgataaaattgtggTGTAGTCcataatgaaataaaattagaaacaattgaaaatgagaataatTGGAAGGAAAGAGAACCGGTCATTTAGAATGAACACAATAGCTTTTTTAGTGATTGTTGCGTAAATTTTATGACATTACGTCATTGAATCCTGAAGAAGACAATGTTTAAATGTTCTCCAGATGGAATTAAATGTATAATTAAGCTCGAGATTTTTATCCgagtttttataaaagttgGTGAGACCCAGGATTAATCAAAAACAAGTATTGACAGTTCCGTCATTCATAACTCCACCGACTGCTCAAGTTGGCAAAAGTCAACTTTTAAAGTGGGTTATAAAGAgacttcgatttttcagatttgcaaATCATTTGAAAGCATTTGTTAAACTAGATATAAATACATAGTTTTCCTCAATCAGGAAAATCAAACCACTGATCATCTGATCAGCTGTCTTCTAACAGGATGCACTATTAATGAATTAAACGAACTCGGTCTATTCACTCGGATAATTGCAACAATGTTAGTTCTATTTGATTTATTTCGGCGCGATCCGTAGCGACACTTTCTTCCAGCAACCATGTGATGCTGATTTCTATCATCCGAAGAGAGAAGGAAACATGGAGAGGAGCGGTTCAAGAACAGGTGAATCTGAACCTCCTTTTCCGTGTGTGTGGAAATATACACAAACAAGTGACTGATGAAGgcgggaaaaagaaaaacgatggATTGAGTTATCTGGGTGAAGAATCTTAGACAAAGAGTTTGCAGAAAAAGCTTGttcttggaaaaataaaaaactagacaatttttaaaaaggaaaactaCTTATTTATCACTTCAAAACCAGAACCCTTTTGACAATCTTTAACTGTTTGAACTTCGTATTAGATCTCAGCAGCAAAataatagttgaaaaaattttataagaaaagttttcgtgttcagttgaaaacatccaaaacagaaagtatttttatttactgaTAATTCCTTAATACACATCTATTACCGTATTTGGGgcttctaaaaatatattctagTCGTTTCAAAGTTCAAGCACATTACGTTAATTCATAGATCAAATCCACTAAACCTCAACCATcactttttctaatttcttccacttcaaaaaaaaactaatcatCGTGGCTTCTTCCCGTTCCATGTCATATGGTCAACATTAATCAGTCGATGGAATTGGCCTTTTTACCGAAAATACGAAGATTCCACGCATCATTGCAACATTTTCGTCATAACCTCGCTAGCCCAAATCGGTTGTAGGATCCCCGAATCGCATTGTGGTTGAGCGTATGTCCTTCAAAAAGTCCAACAAAAACTCGAATACCGTTTGCCATCGGATGGTGTTGTTGAAGAGTTTTAACTATAAGCTACGCCCATCCGGACGTACGCGAGAAGCCCTTTCTGTTGAATGGGTGGGCGGCGGAAGAAAAAACTTCTTAACACGgcttttcggtttttctaCCCTATATATTGGAGGATAGGTGAAGGATATTTTGGAGAATATACGATTAGCGGCAATCACAATGACATCCTTATGTATATGCATTCTTTTTATTGTTTCCTGATATTTATTCTCTCTTTatcatttcactttttcttggCACTCGtccaaaaatctcaattaaaaatttctggataTATCTTTAGatctaactgaaaatttccagatgaccCTAACTACGGCGACGTCCGGCGCCATTGTATTTTCTGGAGCCACTTTGTTGGTTTCTCTTTTTGCCGCTGCTTCGCTTTACAGTCAAGTTTCCAATATCTGGAATGAGCTGGATGCCGAAATCGCCAACTTCAGAGTGAGTTTCCTATATAGCATTTCTAATTCACtgataatttcaattatttagaGTCTCACTGAAGACATGTGGGTTGATATGGTTAAACTTGGAGCAGGAACCGCTTCCAACCGTGTGAGACGTCAACAATATGGAGGATATGGAGCCACTGGTGTTCAGCCACCAGCACCAACTCCAAACCCATATGGAGGATATGGAGCAAGCCAGCCAGCTCCACCAGAGAAATTCCCAGATGGTATACCAAATGGAGGAAATCAACCAAAGTTCCCAGGAGGTGGATTCCCAGATGGTCCATTCCCGAATGGAGGAGGACCACGTGGAGGAAATCAATGTCAATGCACTGTTGAGAACTCATGCccaccaggaccagctggaccagaAGGAGAGGAAGGACCAGATGGGCACGATGGACAAGACGGAGTCCCAGGATTTGACGGAAAAGATGCCGAAGATGTTCAAAACACCCCACCAACAGGATGCTTCACCTGTCCACAAGGACCACTTGGACCACAAGGACCAAATGGAGCTCCAGGACTCAGAGGAATGCGCGGAGCTCGTGGACAACCAGGACGTCCAGGAAGAGACGGAAACCCAGGAATGCCAGGAGACTGTGGACCACCAGGGGCCCCAGGATCCGATGGAAAGCCAGGATCTCCAGGAGGAAAGGGAGACGATGGAGAGAGACCATTGGGCCGCCCAGGACCAAGAGGACCACCAGGAGAGGCTGGGCCAGAAGGACCACAGGGACCAACTGGAAGAGATGCTTATCCAGGACAGTCTGGACCACAAGGAGAGCCAGGCCTTCAAGGATATGGAGGAGCTGCTGGAGAGGACGGGTaggatgaaaaaaatattaaacgaCTTCttgtaaatataaaaatttcagaccagaaggaccaccaggagccccaggacttCCAGGAAAAGATGCCGAATACTGCAAATGCCCAGGAAGAGAAGGAG of Caenorhabditis elegans chromosome II contains these proteins:
- the rol-6 gene encoding Cuticle collagen rol-6 (Confirmed by transcript evidence), producing MTLTTATSGAIVFSGATLLVSLFAAASLYSQVSNIWNELDAEIANFRSLTEDMWVDMVKLGAGTASNRVRRQQYGGYGATGVQPPAPTPNPYGGYGASQPAPPEKFPDGIPNGGNQPKFPGGGFPDGPFPNGGGPRGGNQCQCTVENSCPPGPAGPEGEEGPDGHDGQDGVPGFDGKDAEDVQNTPPTGCFTCPQGPLGPQGPNGAPGLRGMRGARGQPGRPGRDGNPGMPGDCGPPGAPGSDGKPGSPGGKGDDGERPLGRPGPRGPPGEAGPEGPQGPTGRDAYPGQSGPQGEPGLQGYGGAAGEDGPEGPPGAPGLPGKDAEYCKCPGREGDAGRSARRHRKFQL